From a region of the Zingiber officinale cultivar Zhangliang chromosome 4B, Zo_v1.1, whole genome shotgun sequence genome:
- the LOC121975186 gene encoding rhamnogalacturonan I rhamnosyltransferase 1-like isoform X3, translating to MTGGVVAVEACGLPQVRTAVPARARRQAWFVTACGCVLLWTCLIQLLTYGRVWRGWNPARLFLVIRDSVPAVESSFAPPPLVAPSPVLRSSNYTSNGYLKLSCNGGLNQMRAAICDMVMVARLLNLTLVVPELDKNSFWADPSNFDDIFDVRHFITSLKDEVHIIKKLPKSISRNTSSHFLMMRPVSWSDERYYLQKILPLFNKFNVIQFNKTDARLANNLAFELQKLRCRVNYHSLKFTPQIMTLGNKLLHILRGKGSFVALHLRYEMDMLAFSGCTHGCSEKEVEELKSLRYAYPWWREKEIDSVAKRLQGLCPLTPEETTLILKALGFDKDTVIYIASGEIYGGEERLSVLRAEFPNLVKKETLLHPKDLHQFQNHSSQMAALDYMVSLESDIFIPTYNGNMAKLVEGHRRKLVELLDMHNNKTLPWDDFASSVKRVVDESLGQPTCRKVLTDKPKEEDYFYANPQECLPNAKECLKVLGNSSSAR from the exons ATGACTGGGGGCGTCGTCGCAGTCGAGGCCTGCGGGCTGCCTCAGGTGAGAACGGCGGTGCCGGCGCGGGCGCGGCGGCAGGCGTGGTTCGTGACGGCGTGCGGTTGCGTGCTACTCTGGACGTGCCTGATCCAGCTCCTTACCTATGGCCGTGTCTGGCGGGGTTGGAATCCCGCGCGGTTATTCCTTGTCATCAGGGACAGCGTCCCTGCGGTTGAATCGAGTTTCGCTCCTCCGCCGCTCGTGGCTCCGTCTCCAGTGCTACGGTCGA GCAATTATACAAGCAACGGTTATCTGAAACTATCATGCAATGGAGGCTTGAACCAAATGCGTGCAGCG ATATGTGACATGGTGATGGTGGCTCGCTTACTAAACCTAACATTAGTGGTCCCGGAACTGGACAAGAATTCATTCTGGGCTGACCCAAG TAATTTTGATGATATCTTTGATGTGAGGCATTTCATCACATCATTGAAAGATGAAGTGCACATAATTAAAAAGCTACCGAAGAGCATTAGTAGAAATACTTCAAGCCATTTTCTTATGATGCGTCCTGTGAGTTGGTCAGATGAGAGATACTACTTACAAAAG attttGCCACTGTTCAACAAGTTCAATGTGATTCAGTTTAATAAAACAGATGCACGATTGGCAAACAATCTAGCTTTTGAGCTCCAGAAGCTTAGATGCCGTGTAAACTATCATTCACTGAAATTTACTCCTCAGATCATGACATTAGGAAACAAGTTGCTTCATATTCTTCGAGGGAAGGGATCCTTTGTTGCCTTACATTTGAGATATGAAATGGACATGCTGGCTTTCTCTGGTTGCACTCATGGTTGTTCTGAGAAAGAAGTTGAAGAGCTTAAAAGTTTAAG GTATGCCTATCCATGGTGGAGAGAAAAAGAGATCGATTCCGTGGCCAAGAGACTGCAAGGTTTGTGCCCACTTACACCCGAGGAGACCACCCTTATCCTCAAAGCATTGGGATTTGACAAGGATACTGTAATATATATTGCCTCCGGTGAGATTTACGGTGGGGAAGAGAGGCTATCGGTATTGCGTGCAGAATTTCCCAACCTT GTTAAAAAGGAAACGTTGCTTCATCCAAAAGATCTGCATCAGTTTCAGAATCACTCATCCCAAATGGCTGCACTCGATTATATGGTTTCTTTGGAGAGTGACATTTTCATCCCAACATACAATGGGAACATGGCTAAACTCGTCGAGGGACATCGGAG GAAATTGGTCGAGCTCCTCGATATGCATAACAACAAGACACTTCCATGGGATGACTTTGCATCTTCTGTTAAGCGCGTTGTTGATGAGAGCCTTGGACAACCGACCTGTCGAAAAGTTCTTACCGACAAGCCCAAGGAGGAAGACTACTTCTATGCCAACCCGCAAGAGTGCCTACCCAATGCCAAAGAGTGCCTTAAGGTATTGGGAAATTCAAGCTCGGCGAGATGA
- the LOC121975186 gene encoding rhamnogalacturonan I rhamnosyltransferase 4-like isoform X2, with the protein MTGGVVAVEACGLPQVRTAVPARARRQAWFVTACGCVLLWTCLIQLLTYGRVWRGWNPARLFLVIRDSVPAVESSFAPPPLVAPSPVLRSSNYTSNGYLKLSCNGGLNQMRAAICDMVMVARLLNLTLVVPELDKNSFWADPSNFDDIFDVRHFITSLKDEVHIIKKLPKSISRNTSSHFLMMRPVSWSDERYYLQKILPLFNKFNVIQFNKTDARLANNLAFELQKLRCRVNYHSLKFTPQIMTLGNKLLHILRGKGSFVALHLRYEMDMLAFSGCTHGCSEKEVEELKSLRYAYPWWREKEIDSVAKRLQGLCPLTPEETTLILKALGFDKDTVIYIASGEIYGGEERLSVLRAEFPNLVKKETLLHPKDLHQFQNHSSQMAALDYMVSLESDIFIPTYNGNMAKLVEGHRRYLDFRKTMLLNRRKLVELLDMHNNKTLPWDDFASSVKRVVDESLGQPTCRKVLTDKPKEEDYFYANPQECLPNAKECLKVLGNSSSAR; encoded by the exons ATGACTGGGGGCGTCGTCGCAGTCGAGGCCTGCGGGCTGCCTCAGGTGAGAACGGCGGTGCCGGCGCGGGCGCGGCGGCAGGCGTGGTTCGTGACGGCGTGCGGTTGCGTGCTACTCTGGACGTGCCTGATCCAGCTCCTTACCTATGGCCGTGTCTGGCGGGGTTGGAATCCCGCGCGGTTATTCCTTGTCATCAGGGACAGCGTCCCTGCGGTTGAATCGAGTTTCGCTCCTCCGCCGCTCGTGGCTCCGTCTCCAGTGCTACGGTCGA GCAATTATACAAGCAACGGTTATCTGAAACTATCATGCAATGGAGGCTTGAACCAAATGCGTGCAGCG ATATGTGACATGGTGATGGTGGCTCGCTTACTAAACCTAACATTAGTGGTCCCGGAACTGGACAAGAATTCATTCTGGGCTGACCCAAG TAATTTTGATGATATCTTTGATGTGAGGCATTTCATCACATCATTGAAAGATGAAGTGCACATAATTAAAAAGCTACCGAAGAGCATTAGTAGAAATACTTCAAGCCATTTTCTTATGATGCGTCCTGTGAGTTGGTCAGATGAGAGATACTACTTACAAAAG attttGCCACTGTTCAACAAGTTCAATGTGATTCAGTTTAATAAAACAGATGCACGATTGGCAAACAATCTAGCTTTTGAGCTCCAGAAGCTTAGATGCCGTGTAAACTATCATTCACTGAAATTTACTCCTCAGATCATGACATTAGGAAACAAGTTGCTTCATATTCTTCGAGGGAAGGGATCCTTTGTTGCCTTACATTTGAGATATGAAATGGACATGCTGGCTTTCTCTGGTTGCACTCATGGTTGTTCTGAGAAAGAAGTTGAAGAGCTTAAAAGTTTAAG GTATGCCTATCCATGGTGGAGAGAAAAAGAGATCGATTCCGTGGCCAAGAGACTGCAAGGTTTGTGCCCACTTACACCCGAGGAGACCACCCTTATCCTCAAAGCATTGGGATTTGACAAGGATACTGTAATATATATTGCCTCCGGTGAGATTTACGGTGGGGAAGAGAGGCTATCGGTATTGCGTGCAGAATTTCCCAACCTT GTTAAAAAGGAAACGTTGCTTCATCCAAAAGATCTGCATCAGTTTCAGAATCACTCATCCCAAATGGCTGCACTCGATTATATGGTTTCTTTGGAGAGTGACATTTTCATCCCAACATACAATGGGAACATGGCTAAACTCGTCGAGGGACATCGGAG GTACCTTGATTTTCGGAAAACCATGTTGCTGAACCGCAGGAAATTGGTCGAGCTCCTCGATATGCATAACAACAAGACACTTCCATGGGATGACTTTGCATCTTCTGTTAAGCGCGTTGTTGATGAGAGCCTTGGACAACCGACCTGTCGAAAAGTTCTTACCGACAAGCCCAAGGAGGAAGACTACTTCTATGCCAACCCGCAAGAGTGCCTACCCAATGCCAAAGAGTGCCTTAAGGTATTGGGAAATTCAAGCTCGGCGAGATGA
- the LOC121978314 gene encoding uncharacterized protein LOC121978314 codes for MAVCDLLVVIFMFWRTKKVSSRFFRVGVVVAKIGALCCVAARPHGSRATSREWSVGCNEPFWPTSSNFSPPLSTRRDYQFHAEGFSFGSQGDDRVAHYGSSVSLNDKSSTSWGRSESFANHQFSVSDGALSFTNSPSDSFKNYQLRHSVTQGASIEEYTRDPLSGPLVIPQFVEGNLGLPSFNGSFSSCSDGSEYDAISKSHGSAGCSFSNHRFFMPKAIHPLSVPDHVVGGEEQSIPGAILQKEPVLWDNTDNFFMDICELLEPKARPPNSSLHDLSKCGLCERLLSQRSPWCSCRIVCSGDLPTASVLSCRHAYHSECLEQTTPKVSKHDPPCPLCSKSDENTSDRRAVCRMRNGIPKLKSPEEGPSRLWSCAQAGDCVEGVLHAPKQSRMALLSKDHLKRQLSMKVNLTKKQSENLKRSGIRRQVGCSSSS; via the exons ATGGCAG TTTGTGACCTTCTCGTCGTGATTTTTATGTTCTGGAGGACCAAAAAGGTCAGCAGCCGCTTCTTCAGGGTTGGAGTTG TTGTAGCTAAGATAGGGGCGCTTTGTTGTGTGGCCGCAAGGCCACACGGTTCTCGTGCTACGAGTAGGGAGTGGTCAGTGGGATGCAACGAACCATTTTGGCCAACAAGCTCAAACTTTTCGCCACCCTTGTCAACAAGGCGGGACTATCAATTTCATGCAGAAGGGTTTTCTTTTGGCTCTCAAGGTGATGACAGAGTTGCACATTATGGATCTTCTGTTTCATTGAATGATAAAAGTTCCACGAGTTGGGGGAGGAGTGAGTCATTTGCCAATCATCAATTCTCTGTATCTGATGGTGCTCTCTCGTTCACCAACAGCCCTTCTGATAGCTTCAAAAACTACCAATTGAGACACTCAGTTACACAAGGAGCTAGCATTGAAGAATACACCAGAG ATCCATTGTCTGGGCCACTGGTGATCCCACAGTTTGTGGAG GGGAATCTAGGGCTTCCATCCTTTAATGGTTCCTTTTCCTCGTGTTCAGATGGCAGCGAGTATGATGCTATATCAAAATCTCATGGTTCTGCTGGTTGCAGCTTCTCAAATCATCGATTTTTCATGCCAAAGGCCATTCATCCTCTATCAGTTCCAGATCACGTTGTAGGAGGTGAAGAACAAAGCA TACCTGGTGCCATCCTCCAGAAGGAACCAGTGCTTTGGGATAACACCGACAATTTCTTTATGGACATATGCGAACTGCTGGAACCCAAAGCTCGTCCACCTAATAGTTCTTTGCATGACTTATCCAAATGTGGACTATGCGAGAGGCTGTTGTCCCAGAGATCACCATGGTGCTCCTGTCGGATTGTCTGTAGTGGAGATTTGCCAACAGCAAGTGTCCTGTCGTGCCGGCACGCGTATCATTCTGAATGCCTAGAGCAAACCACCCCCAAGGTATCCAAACACGACCCACCATGCCCACTTTGTTCAAAGTCGGATGAGAACACATCTGATCGCCGGGCTGTCTGCCGGATGAGAAATGGGATTCCAAAGCTAAAATCACCAGAGGAAGGGCCTTCAAGACTTTGGAGCTGTGCACAAGCGGGTGATTGTGTAGAAGGTGTTTTACATGCGCCAAAACAAAGTAGAATGGCTTTGTTGAGTAAAGACCATCTCAAGAGGCAGCTGTCTATGAAAGTAAATCTAACCAAGAAACAAAGTGAGAACCTCAAGAGAAGTGGGATCCGAAGGCAAGTTGGATGCTCATCGTCATCTTAG
- the LOC121975186 gene encoding rhamnogalacturonan I rhamnosyltransferase 4-like isoform X1, translating into MTGGVVAVEACGLPQVRTAVPARARRQAWFVTACGCVLLWTCLIQLLTYGRVWRGWNPARLFLVIRDSVPAVESSFAPPPLVAPSPVLRSSNYTSNGYLKLSCNGGLNQMRAAICDMVMVARLLNLTLVVPELDKNSFWADPSNFDDIFDVRHFITSLKDEVHIIKKLPKSISRNTSSHFLMMRPVSWSDERYYLQKILPLFNKFNVIQFNKTDARLANNLAFELQKLRCRVNYHSLKFTPQIMTLGNKLLHILRGKGSFVALHLRYEMDMLAFSGCTHGCSEKEVEELKSLRYAYPWWREKEIDSVAKRLQGLCPLTPEETTLILKALGFDKDTVIYIASGEIYGGEERLSVLRAEFPNLVKKETLLHPKDLHQFQNHSSQMAALDYMVSLESDIFIPTYNGNMAKLVEGHRSRYLDFRKTMLLNRRKLVELLDMHNNKTLPWDDFASSVKRVVDESLGQPTCRKVLTDKPKEEDYFYANPQECLPNAKECLKVLGNSSSAR; encoded by the exons ATGACTGGGGGCGTCGTCGCAGTCGAGGCCTGCGGGCTGCCTCAGGTGAGAACGGCGGTGCCGGCGCGGGCGCGGCGGCAGGCGTGGTTCGTGACGGCGTGCGGTTGCGTGCTACTCTGGACGTGCCTGATCCAGCTCCTTACCTATGGCCGTGTCTGGCGGGGTTGGAATCCCGCGCGGTTATTCCTTGTCATCAGGGACAGCGTCCCTGCGGTTGAATCGAGTTTCGCTCCTCCGCCGCTCGTGGCTCCGTCTCCAGTGCTACGGTCGA GCAATTATACAAGCAACGGTTATCTGAAACTATCATGCAATGGAGGCTTGAACCAAATGCGTGCAGCG ATATGTGACATGGTGATGGTGGCTCGCTTACTAAACCTAACATTAGTGGTCCCGGAACTGGACAAGAATTCATTCTGGGCTGACCCAAG TAATTTTGATGATATCTTTGATGTGAGGCATTTCATCACATCATTGAAAGATGAAGTGCACATAATTAAAAAGCTACCGAAGAGCATTAGTAGAAATACTTCAAGCCATTTTCTTATGATGCGTCCTGTGAGTTGGTCAGATGAGAGATACTACTTACAAAAG attttGCCACTGTTCAACAAGTTCAATGTGATTCAGTTTAATAAAACAGATGCACGATTGGCAAACAATCTAGCTTTTGAGCTCCAGAAGCTTAGATGCCGTGTAAACTATCATTCACTGAAATTTACTCCTCAGATCATGACATTAGGAAACAAGTTGCTTCATATTCTTCGAGGGAAGGGATCCTTTGTTGCCTTACATTTGAGATATGAAATGGACATGCTGGCTTTCTCTGGTTGCACTCATGGTTGTTCTGAGAAAGAAGTTGAAGAGCTTAAAAGTTTAAG GTATGCCTATCCATGGTGGAGAGAAAAAGAGATCGATTCCGTGGCCAAGAGACTGCAAGGTTTGTGCCCACTTACACCCGAGGAGACCACCCTTATCCTCAAAGCATTGGGATTTGACAAGGATACTGTAATATATATTGCCTCCGGTGAGATTTACGGTGGGGAAGAGAGGCTATCGGTATTGCGTGCAGAATTTCCCAACCTT GTTAAAAAGGAAACGTTGCTTCATCCAAAAGATCTGCATCAGTTTCAGAATCACTCATCCCAAATGGCTGCACTCGATTATATGGTTTCTTTGGAGAGTGACATTTTCATCCCAACATACAATGGGAACATGGCTAAACTCGTCGAGGGACATCGGAG CAGGTACCTTGATTTTCGGAAAACCATGTTGCTGAACCGCAGGAAATTGGTCGAGCTCCTCGATATGCATAACAACAAGACACTTCCATGGGATGACTTTGCATCTTCTGTTAAGCGCGTTGTTGATGAGAGCCTTGGACAACCGACCTGTCGAAAAGTTCTTACCGACAAGCCCAAGGAGGAAGACTACTTCTATGCCAACCCGCAAGAGTGCCTACCCAATGCCAAAGAGTGCCTTAAGGTATTGGGAAATTCAAGCTCGGCGAGATGA